One part of the Ictidomys tridecemlineatus isolate mIctTri1 chromosome 13, mIctTri1.hap1, whole genome shotgun sequence genome encodes these proteins:
- the S1pr3 gene encoding sphingosine 1-phosphate receptor 3 isoform X1, with protein sequence MATVLPPGPQPASANETLQVHYNYVGKLEGRLKDPSQGGSTLTTIFFLVVCSFIVLENLMVLIAIWKNNRFHNRMYFFIGNLALCDLLAGIVYQVNILMSGKKTFSLSLTVWFIREGSMFVALGASTCSLLAIAIERHLTMIKMRPYDANKKHRVFLLIGMCWLIAFSLGALPILGWNCLQNLPDCSTILPLYSKKYIAFCISIFIAILVTIVILYARIYFLVKSSSRKVANHNNSERSMALLRTVVIVVSVFIACWSPLFILFLVDVACRAKECSILFKDQWFIMLAVLNSAMNPVIYTLASKEMRRAFFRLVCNCLVRGKGARASPMQPALDPSRSKSSTSNNSSHSPKIKDGLPHPAATSCITDGNRTLQNGILCK encoded by the coding sequence ATGGCCACCGTGCTCCCTCCGGGTCCCCAGCCGGCCTCCGCGAATGAGACTCTGCAGGTACATTACAACTACGTGGGGAAGCTGGAGGGCAGGCTGAAGGACCCCTCCCAGGGTGGCAGCACGCTCACCACCATCTTCTTCTTGGTCGTCTGCAGCTTCATCGTCTTGGAGAACCTGATGGTTTTGATTGCCATCTGGAAAAACAATAGGTTTCACAACCGCATGTACTTTTTCATCGGCAACCTGGCTCTGTGCGACCTGCTGGCCGGCATAGTCTACCAGGTCAACATTCTGATGTCCGGCAAGAAGACGTTCAGCCTGTCCCTGACGGTCTGGTTCATCAGGGAGGGCAGTATGTTTGTGGCCCTCGGGGCGTCCACCTGCAGCTTGCTGGCCATTGCCATAGAGCGGCACTTGACCATGATCAAGATGAGGCCCTACGATGCCAACAAGAAGCACCGGGTCTTCCTTCTGATCGGGATGTGCTGGCTCATTGCCTTCTCGCTGGGCGCCTTGCCCATCCTGGGCTggaactgcctgcagaacctcCCGGACTGCTCCACCATCCTGCCCCTCTACTCCAAGAAGTACATCGCCTTCTGCATCAGCATCTTCATCGCCATCCTGGTGACCATCGTCATCCTGTACGCACGCATCTACTTCCTGGTCAAGTCCAGCAGCCGCAAGGTGGCCAATCACAACAACTCGGAGCGGTCCATGGCCCTGCTGCGGACGGTGGTGATCGTGGTGAGCGTGTTCATCGCCTGCTGGTCGCCcctcttcatcctcttcctcGTAGATGTGGCCTGCAGGGCCAAGGAGTGCTCCATCCTGTTCAAGGACCAGTGGTTCATCATGCTGGCGGTCCTCAACTCCGCCATGAACCCCGTCATCTACACGCTGGCCAGCAAGGAGATGCGGCGCGCCTTTTTCCGTCTGGTCTGCAACTGCCTGGTCAGGGGCAAGGGGGCCCGCGCCTCGCCCATGCAGCCGGCTCTGGACCCAAGCAGAAGCAAATCCAGCACCAGCAACAACAGCAGCCACTCCCCAAAGATCAAGGATGGCCTGCCCCACCCAGCCGCCACATCCTGCATCACTGACGGAAACAGAACACTCCAGAACGGGATCCTCTGCAAGTGA
- the S1pr3 gene encoding sphingosine 1-phosphate receptor 3 isoform X2 — MRLCSFIVLENLMVLIAIWKNNRFHNRMYFFIGNLALCDLLAGIVYQVNILMSGKKTFSLSLTVWFIREGSMFVALGASTCSLLAIAIERHLTMIKMRPYDANKKHRVFLLIGMCWLIAFSLGALPILGWNCLQNLPDCSTILPLYSKKYIAFCISIFIAILVTIVILYARIYFLVKSSSRKVANHNNSERSMALLRTVVIVVSVFIACWSPLFILFLVDVACRAKECSILFKDQWFIMLAVLNSAMNPVIYTLASKEMRRAFFRLVCNCLVRGKGARASPMQPALDPSRSKSSTSNNSSHSPKIKDGLPHPAATSCITDGNRTLQNGILCK, encoded by the exons ATGAGACTCTGCAG CTTCATCGTCTTGGAGAACCTGATGGTTTTGATTGCCATCTGGAAAAACAATAGGTTTCACAACCGCATGTACTTTTTCATCGGCAACCTGGCTCTGTGCGACCTGCTGGCCGGCATAGTCTACCAGGTCAACATTCTGATGTCCGGCAAGAAGACGTTCAGCCTGTCCCTGACGGTCTGGTTCATCAGGGAGGGCAGTATGTTTGTGGCCCTCGGGGCGTCCACCTGCAGCTTGCTGGCCATTGCCATAGAGCGGCACTTGACCATGATCAAGATGAGGCCCTACGATGCCAACAAGAAGCACCGGGTCTTCCTTCTGATCGGGATGTGCTGGCTCATTGCCTTCTCGCTGGGCGCCTTGCCCATCCTGGGCTggaactgcctgcagaacctcCCGGACTGCTCCACCATCCTGCCCCTCTACTCCAAGAAGTACATCGCCTTCTGCATCAGCATCTTCATCGCCATCCTGGTGACCATCGTCATCCTGTACGCACGCATCTACTTCCTGGTCAAGTCCAGCAGCCGCAAGGTGGCCAATCACAACAACTCGGAGCGGTCCATGGCCCTGCTGCGGACGGTGGTGATCGTGGTGAGCGTGTTCATCGCCTGCTGGTCGCCcctcttcatcctcttcctcGTAGATGTGGCCTGCAGGGCCAAGGAGTGCTCCATCCTGTTCAAGGACCAGTGGTTCATCATGCTGGCGGTCCTCAACTCCGCCATGAACCCCGTCATCTACACGCTGGCCAGCAAGGAGATGCGGCGCGCCTTTTTCCGTCTGGTCTGCAACTGCCTGGTCAGGGGCAAGGGGGCCCGCGCCTCGCCCATGCAGCCGGCTCTGGACCCAAGCAGAAGCAAATCCAGCACCAGCAACAACAGCAGCCACTCCCCAAAGATCAAGGATGGCCTGCCCCACCCAGCCGCCACATCCTGCATCACTGACGGAAACAGAACACTCCAGAACGGGATCCTCTGCAAGTGA